The sequence below is a genomic window from Gemmatimonadota bacterium.
GTCGGCGAAGCGATCGTCCGGCGGCACGAACGGGGTCGCGCTGCGGGCGTCCAGATCGGGTGCCCGGAGGAAGCTGCTCGAGCGCATGCCGAAGGGCCCGAACACGTGCTCGCGCGCGAGCGCCTCCAGGCCCAGGCCCGTCACCGTCTCGAGCGCCCGCTGAACGAGGATGATGCCCTCGCCGGAGTACCCCCAGGCCACTCCGGGCCGGCCGGTGGCCACGAACGGGTCGTTCAGCGAAAAGCGCCAATTGCGTAGCCCGGTCGTGTGCTGCAGCGCGTGCGCGGCGGTTATCGAGCTCGCCCCGTCCCCGGTGGGTACATCGCCGTCCAGCACCTCGACGAGCGGCCGGTGCAGGTCGAACCCACCTGCGCTGTGGAGTCGAATGGCGACGGTCGCCAGCACGGGCTTGGAAAGAGATCCGCAGGGGAACACCGTGTCCGGGGTCACCGGAGCGTCGCCGTCGGCGCTGCGCGTGCCGGCCACCGCCACGCTCTGCCGTGTCCCCGGCGTGCCCCACGCGATGGACACGCCCGGCACGGCCTGCTCTCCGAGTAGTCCCGGGAGCGTGGCGAGGAATTCCTCCGACAATTTCCAGCGGCCGCCCACGTACTTGCGCGCGCCCAGCCGGGCGAGCGCCTCCCGCGGCCGCAACAGCCCTCCCAGAACCGCCGCGCCGCCGATCTGCAAGAACCTACGCCGCTCAACTGCCATCGCTCACGCTCCGT
It includes:
- a CDS encoding serine hydrolase domain-containing protein: MAVERRRFLQIGGAAVLGGLLRPREALARLGARKYVGGRWKLSEEFLATLPGLLGEQAVPGVSIAWGTPGTRQSVAVAGTRSADGDAPVTPDTVFPCGSLSKPVLATVAIRLHSAGGFDLHRPLVEVLDGDVPTGDGASSITAAHALQHTTGLRNWRFSLNDPFVATGRPGVAWGYSGEGIILVQRALETVTGLGLEALAREHVFGPFGMRSSSFLRAPDLDARSATPFVPPDDRFADFAAFFAWKERALVEWAAAGGMEPAQLTLDEARAADAEVAALAAELAGRAFPATDPMPTFLSPNAAGGLRATAGDYLHFLHGWLRDADLRAAAFARPVDHPQGLRWGLGWGLEAEGEPGPFWHWGEGLGYRALAYADPRPGDEGEAMVILTNGNAGMAIIEAAMIDATGTRSPIFDVI